AACCCAACGTTCGCTGCTGTGACCGCTCTGACAGAGACGGATGTATTGAGACAGATTCCTTCATGTGATGCAGTCGGGCGTAAGGGGAGCTTGTTAGTTTGAGAAGTTTCCGTGTTGTGTGAATAATGATTGATGAGTCATCGTAGAGCCAGGCACCTTGCTGGCCCCTCGGTGACACTataaagaaaaagcaacaaaacagaaatgtactttcagagctttgttgttttgtacagTACAAGACCCCTGAGCCGTTATTACTCGTACAATGAAGACTAAGAAATGACTAAGAAATAAGTCATGCTTGACTTGCACCTGAATTAGATTTCATCAGATATTGCTGCAAATTTTCAATATGAGGGTCACAGGTTTACTATTTTCCTACTTTTTATTTACTACctagtgaggaaaaaaaaaaataaattcagatgcCTTTTAAGACATAATGGCTGCTAAACCCAGAACAAATAGGACAAACACAGCTATGTAACTGTGTAGGAACAAAACCTGCGTGATGATACAAGAGCACAGACACAACAGATGTGACTGGAAACATAAACTAGAGTCTATATTTAAACACAGTCTCGAAAGCACATCATCGAGGGCCAACACTTCTCACTTCAGGTCAGAGACACTTTAGGTTTGCCGGTTCGGCACACAGTCAGCATCTAAAGAAAACCGTCTCAAGTCTCCTCTCTGCTTTGGCACATACGGCAGATATCACTGAGGAGTAACATggttaaaaaatacatattccAAATAAAATGGTAATCGCAGACTTAAAATTATTGATGCACTGTGGGGGAAAGGATGCAGTGCAAGCCTCTGGCTTAAACGAGGGGAAAGGACGGGAagagaaaatactttttatggccctttaaacacaaacattctgGAATCCTGAATAGTCACAGTTAAGGAATGATATTAACAATCTTTAAATTACAGGCCTCTTAAAGGGCCAGTTTTCCATTTATTGTCCTCATTTATCCCCATTCAGTGGAATCGTGTCAAAACGACACGATGTTGATACTCAGAGATCATGAATGAGAAGGACACGTGTAACAGCAGAACATAATCAGTAGGTTGGAATAtctgtttgattattttataaaacttaaaattgttTCCTTAAAGCAAGCTGACTAGGAACTGACACACACTTTTTAAGGGTTCACACTTTAATAGTAGTCAGAGTGACTATAACCTTATGTTTTtccacaaaatgtcaaacaatgATAAAAAAGTTTTGGGTGAAAGAAGCAGATCATCTGTTCACTGCCATATTCTTGGGCGATTCCCAGTGAAGCGGTTCCTCAAAAAGATAACATCACTCATTCCATCCAGTGGTCacaaggcaaaaaaagaaaacccgtATTCATTTCACTTGGCAACGTAGTAAAATCACTGGACTGGCAGACATGAGTCATTACTTATGGCattataaaagacagaaaagccTTAGAGGGATGATCTTTAGAAAGCCTTTCAGGCCTCTAATCAATTTTGCACACAAATCACAGCTACAAAAACAAGTAGCACCTTATGGGAGAGGTGAAGAGCAGGTCATAACCACCGGCTCTGCCTACCAGCAGACGTAATCCCCGCAGATTAAGCTGAGAGCAATGTTTTCTCTCATTGTGAGCTCATGTTGCCAAAATCCAATTAAACCATCCATATTAGAGGTCTACAGCAGAAAGGTGTTTGACAAACAAACGACTCCTCTCAAGGCTGGGATACCTGTGTGTAGTCTGGTACGTGGGCAACCAGTGACTAGTTAATGATTTTATGCGCACAGGCAGAATTCTCTTTAACTTTGATTTGAGCTGACTGGGCACGTCTTCCAAATGTGGGCGACACTGTAATCCAGGCGGCAGACGGGGCCTTGCCCTGCAGGAGGACACTAAGCCACTTAACTGTAATGCATGGTGAGAGTGGCAAGTGATGGTTTGTAGTCAAACAGCTGAACGTGCAAACCTTCGTGTTCCGTGGACTGGCTGCGTGCAGCCGACATGTTCCACCGTGACGGAtgcaggacagagagaggatgCACTGTGGCGAACTGACGGGGGAAAATTGAGCTGAAATGTGTGAAGCGCTGACTGTGCATTTTTCTTGACAAATCCTTGCCTAATCATGTGCTTCCTCAGCCATTAAAGCAAACTGCAGAATTAAGTCTAATATTTCTATTACTTATCTGTTTGGATTGGTTAGTTTTACAAGGGTTTTGCAGTATGTGCATGTTGAATCAAGTGAATCTAAGACAAAGGTTAGTGCAGCTGCTTACTTAAACCATCTGCAGTGATTTCATTAGTCATAGTTTGGTCTTCCCAGCTCAGTTGCATTTGAATATTTGCTCGTGTAGCTTTTCTGtaagcacatgcacacataccgGAGGGTTGCTATCGTgatataaaaacagtttttcaagAAATATTCTCTTTCTGTGGTGAGACAAGTGGGAGTAATTGAACCAAAGAGGACTACTGGGTGAATAGACAGGCatggaggaagggaagggaagggaagggaagggaagggaagggaaggcgGGGGAGGCTGTTGCAATCCTAGAGGCAGTAGCCAGccgagagaggaggaggaggaggaggaggaggaggagcttgaGGGCTTTGGCTCATCGAGCTTCCTCCTGATGTCACCGTTCAGCTGCTGCGATTCAGACTCCATGTAGAGGGAACGCAGCCCAGCGAGGGCAGGGCTTTTGAGGGGAGACAAGGAAAGGGGGAGGCATAAATGGTTGGGGGAGGGCCTGTTGTGTGGACAGTGAAAGGGCTCAGCAGAGCTCCTTAGTCAGTAGGCCTTGTAATCACTTGGGAAGAAGCAACAATAGAGCCTGCGAGcccgagggggaaaaaaaaaaatctgcaaagatGTCTGTGGCTGCGATCGGGCCCGCTGATGCTATGAGTGCATGTATGTGGttgagacagagggagagtctcaagagggaaaaaaaatgaaaggataacagaaagaaaaggcgATGAAgggagggcagagagagagatgtggggCGCTGAGCTGTGAGCGGAGCTGGAATGCCATTGTTAGAGAAGGACAGCTGCCTCTGAGGCCTGCTTGCTCATGTGAAACAGTCAGCCCAGGTCTATGTGAATTTTTCCCTCCCAGAGAGACCGATAGGCAGACAGGTGGCTCTGCCGCCAGGAGTCGAGGGAAGGAATTAAAAGGAATTTGGGGAGTGGCATTTTCAAgcttcccttttcctcctcgCTCTCTCAAAGAACAAGGGCCGCACTGTATTTGCCAAGATGCTGTTCAAAAGCACAGTGGAGTGGGACGCTTTGGTGTTAGTGAGTCAGATAATTGTCCTCATCCCAGGTCAGACTGAGAGAGCAGATGTTGACTGAGTTATTAACAGTGTACAATATGAGCTGACAGATTGTCCCAGCTGAGCGTGTGCGGATGGTGAAAATAACCTCTAATAAACAGTAATCAAGTGTTGATGAGGCGTCGCTGGATCGGTTCATGTGTTAGGTTTACATGTGAAATCTACAGTTCAAATATGGTTGTCACATTCCACCGCTCTCAGGTTTACTTTCATTATGTAATCACTGTACTAGAGTTTTATGTAAGTATCCTAGGATTTACTTTATTTGTTCCGGAGGAggtttttctgcacattttccatATATGGATTGTCACATTCTTCTGCAGAAAAGTTTCCTTTGGCGTTTGTGCTTGCTATCGACCGAACCTTGGCCAGAAGCCGGTCACCTACAAGGTCTCTAGTTTTCAAGcttttttgagtgtttatgaagtgactgatcagtgtgcatacattaaatgcagcttacaTACATCATTTTGATTTCCAGAGGTCGGTATGCATTAGTTgattattagtttttctttcaaacGCTGAATGAATTTCCTTTGAATTTCcatttgaatgtcttaatatcaattttacaagaaaaagtcatgttttgggttgATCGTGAACGATCCACCACCTATTTTCTGTACAAGTGATGTAAATTGGAAATGAATCATATAGATTAATATTGTCTTTTGACTTGTCCAATGAATAACCACTGTCCTCGTGCCAGACTTTGACCACCACTCTGAAATTTTTCCCTTGTCGTTTCCTTTCTGTGGTGATTTCAGACTCTAAATACTACAAAACCTATAATCGTAAAAATGTGATTGTTATTCAcactattaaaagaaaatgaacagaataCAATGCAGTTTAAAGGTTATTAGAGCACGGTTTACAAGTAATGACAACAAGAGTGGAACGACCTCTATGGCGTCGGAGTTCCCTGCCAAAAAATGTGacgaggaaaaataaaatagctgcTGATTCTATGCAGTTGAAATGAACAAACTACCCACACGGACCAATCAGATCAATGGCTGGAATGTAAAAAGCAGTGTTAAGCGGCGGTTTGACCACCTAAAAGCAACGTGTCTGTGTCCGAGTTCATTAAATCCTCTATGTGCTTGTGTGCAAAATGACAGATGTACAACATATCATTGGCACGCTGAGATAATCTGTGCTTGACCCACTGATACAGTTTCACCAACTCTACCATCTAAACAGAGAGCCAGGACGGAGGTGCCCACTCATCTggaattaaataatgaaaccgAGACTGTGTACGGTAAAATATTGAGAGGACTGAAACAGAAGACGCATTTCTGTTAACAGCATATTTCTATAGACTTCTACTGTAATACACCACTGTAAGCACAGCTTGTTGTCTCGGCTCAGACTTCTGCCCTGGAGTGTTGGTCACATggattcatatatttttttcccactgcatTAACTTGATCTGGATTTTCACTTATTAACTCAAACAGCTAGAACTACTGGGATATGAATATGGGAGAGCACGACATGCCAGTGAATCCAGGACTCACATGAGGTTTTATAATGTTGACAGCGTTATGACTCATACCTTCCTTTGAACGAGAGGATACGCCCTCCTCACCCTGCTTGAGTTTCCTCAAGGCTTTCATGACCTTCCTCCTGTTTGTTTCACCCCGTGTGTGCAGGTTAAGTGGTCCCAGTGCCTGATTTGAATGTCTGTCATTATGGCGAAGCGTGAGACCGGCAGCACCAGCCCTGTGGTGAGGCAGATTGACAAGCAGTTCCTCGTCTGCAGCATCTGTTTGGACCATTATCACAACCCCAAGGTTCTGCCTTGCCTGCACACCTTCTGTGAGAAGTAAGTTCTTAATCGGCCAATCTgatttttatctgtgtgtgacTTTTCATAAGGTGCATTAGAGGTGATAAGCCAAGattaatatgataataaaaaaaaaaattaacaaagagaaaaaagagtgaccgttttaaacatgttttggaATTGGGTGCAATGGTTTAAAATCACCACATTCACCTCAATTAACACTGCAGTTCCCTCATCATTGTGCCTTCTGCACGATGTAAGTACTTTCAGTTTGGCTATAAGAAAAACAGACACCCTTTTTTTAGGCACAGCATTGTTGGCAGCAGGTTCCACTTCTGTGCTGCTTGTACAGTTTTTAACTTGAGCCCTATCTTAAAGAGATATTTGTGTTTCTACACTGTGTGCGCGGGGTAATTACTTTCAGCTTAATCCCTCTTAttgattgcatttttttccctcttgtaGGTGTCTACAGAACTACATCCCTCCACAGTCTTTGACGCTGTCCTGTCCAGTATGCCGACAGACGTCCATCTTGCCCGAGAAGGGTGTGGCAGCCCTGCAGAACAACTTCTTCATCACAAACCTAATGGAAGTGTTACAGCGAGACCCGGAGTGCAGCCGACCAGAGGCGTGCAATGTCCTCGAGTCGGCCAATGCAGCTACGACCTGTCAGTCTCTTTCTTGCCCCAACCATGAGGGCAAGGtaagccaaaacaaaaagacaaggtgTTAAGTGCAAGAATGTTTCTATTGGCGATCGACCGCGCTGCCCGTTTATGTCAGATCTTTAAATGTATGAGCAATGCCATGCTCAGAAATATCATTTGCATTTCTCTGCTCCACTGCACCATCTGCAGGTGATGGAGTTTTACTGCGAGTCATGTGAGACAGCCATGTGTCTGGAGTGTACAGAGGGCGAACACAGGGAACATGTGACAGTTCCTCTGAGAGATGTGCTGGAACAGCACAAGTCAGCTCTCAAAAATCAGCTGGACGCTGTGCGTAACAGGTATAATTTTCAGTGCTTCCATCCATATCTGTTAATATTAATTGTTTTTGGAAATACTGGAAATTTAATGAACcatattttaaaagttttaccCTGTTTTGATCTTTCGCCTGGAAGACTGCCTCAGCTGACGGGTGCCATCGAGCTGGTGAATGAGATCTCCAAGCAGCTCACGGAGAGGAAAAATGAGGCGGTGACTGAAATCAGTAATACGTTTGATGAGCTGGAGAAGGCCTTACACCAACGAAAGACTGCCCTCATTACTGAAGTGGAAAACATCTGCAGCACCAAGCAGAAGGTCGGCAGTTTGTCTTCCTGAGCTTTTGTCTTGACGAAAGAGAAACAATTTGAtaattttccacatttcctACCATGCGCTACTTACTGTCTCCTCCCGTCTCTGGTGTACTGTTCTTTAGGTGCTTCAAGCCCAGCTGACAACTTTACTTCAGGGCAAAGAGAACATTCAAAGCAGCTGCAACTTCACAGAGCACGCCCTGAGCCACGGCAGTGCCACTGAGGTCCTGCTGGTCCAGAAACAAATGGGGGAACGAGTCAGTGCTCTGGCGCGACACACCTTCCCCGAACATCCCCACGAAAACGGACATCTGGAGTGCCAGGTAGAGACGGACGGCCTGAGGCGCTCCATCCAGAACCTGGGAGTCCTGATCACGACGGGGGCTGTAGGCCACACTAGTGTCGCCACCGGCGAAGGCCTGCGACACGCGCTGGTCGGCCAGCACACCACCATCACAGTCACGACTAAAGACAAGGACGGAGAACTGGTGAAAACCGGTAACGCTGCTCTCAGGGCAGAGATCGTCTCTGCGGACGGAGCGTGCAGCGAGGCCGAGGTGGTGGACAACAAGAACGGCACCTACGAGGTTGGATATACCATCCGCTCCGAGGGGGAGTTCACCTTCTCCCTGCTGCTGTACGAGCAGCCCGTGAGGGGGAGCCCGTATCGTTTGCGCGCCGTCAAGCCGTCGGATGTGCTGCAGTCGCCAGACGACGTGAAAAGAAGAGTCAAGTCTCCaagtggaggagggggacatGTTCGACAGAAGGCCGTTCGCAGGCCCTCCAGCATGTACAGCACCaccaagaagaaggaaaacCCGATAGAGGATGAGCTGATCTATAGAGTTGGTGGGTGAATAAATGCTTTGCTTTTAAATATAGTAAATGCTGACTGAACTGCATTGCGTTTTTCCACCAGAGCACAAACTCAGTCTTATTTCTGAATAGTTTGAATATCTGGTGGTGCaaaattttacacatttttctaGAAACATTACAAGCACAACCTAACTGGTATGTAATTATTCTAAAAACATATTTAGTGTAAAAGTACACCCATGTCTTCCTTACATGACAGGAACAAGAGGGCGAGATAAAGGAGAATTCACCAACCTTCAAGGCATTTCAACCTCCAGTAATGGGCGGATTGTGGTGGCAGACAGCAACAACCAGTGTATACAGGTCATTGTCTATTATGAAAAtattcaacaagttatttcaTGGTTTAGATTTTGGTATAAGtgaatttacttttttctttttctttttctttttcttttgtgtgtagGTATTCTCTAACGACGGCCAGTTTAAAATGAGGTTTGGGGTAAGGGGTCGTTCACCAGGGCAGCTGCAGCGCCCCACGGGGGTCACAGTGGACATGAATGGGGACATAATTGTAGCAGATTACGACAATAGATGGATTAGCATCTTCTCCTCGGATGGAAAGTTCAAGGTGAGTGGTAAAGTagttaaaaaagaataatttgcACTAAATTTAAAGGATAAACTGATTCCCTTACTGTACCTCTGCTTATAACAGAGTAAAATTGGTGCTGGAAGGTTGATGGGACCCAAAGGTGTAGCCGTGGACAAGAATGGACATATCATCACGGTGGACAACAAGGCCTGCTGCGTCTTCATCTTCCAATCAAATGGGAAGTTGGTGACGAAGTTCGGTGCCAGAGGAACATCTGACAGACACTTTGCAGGTACTGTTACAAGTAAACCTCGTTaagattatttcattaatgATGTTTCTTCCAGGAAGAGACTTGAGATCTACTTTAAATGTTGTGTACCAGAGCATGTGGTTGGGCCAGATTTACAGATTTTACTCATCTTTCTTTTCAGGAGGTTGTATTTGtacacatttttaattcatttagaCATCAGCACActttattttagatattttaaatattgaaTGCATGCACAGCTGCTCGCTTAattcttatgtttttttctaattgaTGCCCTGATTAAAAAGAGTTGTAAGCCTGTCACCATAGGATGAGACTGTAGAAGTGTAAAGAGGCATATATTGAGGACGCCCTCTAAAGCATGAAAAGATGTGatgattgtttttgtgtctaCATTAATGTTCTTTTGTTACTGGAATCCCTCATTGATGGAGCTTCAGTTGTGTACCAGTGTTTACGTTGGAACCCGTTTCTTTTCTCACCTggaccttttcttttcttttagagaAAAGTGGTGCAAACATTGCACTGGAAACAAAGCTTAGTAAATCTGGCCCTGTTTTCAGTAAGTAATTAATTCACTGTGAGTGTgaacttggggaaaaaaaaaactaaactcctctttgttctttttacgTGTTGCTGCATCAAGTCTGTCACGTCTCACATTCTGTTTTGTCCCACGTCCACTGTCAACAGTCTTTCTCCGTGTGGTCactttgtgtcttgttttccaaaaatccaaaaatagtTTGCAGCTTCCTCCTCGTTCTGCGCGTCGTAAATCAACGGACGACTCATCtgtgctcttcctcctcttgtttcttctgctgttttctttttttaggtcCCCACTTTGTggctgtaaataataaaaatgagatTGTGGTGACGGACTTCCATAACCATTCAGTCAAGGTATGGCTTGTATGTAATGTGCAAGTTATTTATAGTTGTAAATGTGCATCGGAAATACtgtgaataaaaggaaaattaCATGTATGAGAGTTAGTTTAAGTTTGAAAAGCTATAGCAAAAACTTCCACTTACATGTAGTTACATTGACAATAACTAGTCTTTTTTTCAGggtaaaaataaactttaatttaaactaCGTGGGTCATAATTGCCTGTGttatttcaaatcattttcttttggtttatacactacaggccaaaagtttgggaGCAACATCAAATTTGTATATAAAAGATTGGTATgctttgcaacaaaataaacatgattattatataaagggTAACCTaatcagaagacattttcactataattatcaggtatttgactttttctttcttcaaagtaacctcctctggctttaaccaCAGCATGGCATAGACGaggcattcgtt
This sequence is a window from Mugil cephalus isolate CIBA_MC_2020 chromosome 9, CIBA_Mcephalus_1.1, whole genome shotgun sequence. Protein-coding genes within it:
- the LOC125013076 gene encoding tripartite motif-containing protein 3-like isoform X1 encodes the protein MSVIMAKRETGSTSPVVRQIDKQFLVCSICLDHYHNPKVLPCLHTFCEKCLQNYIPPQSLTLSCPVCRQTSILPEKGVAALQNNFFITNLMEVLQRDPECSRPEACNVLESANAATTCQSLSCPNHEGKVMEFYCESCETAMCLECTEGEHREHVTVPLRDVLEQHKSALKNQLDAVRNRLPQLTGAIELVNEISKQLTERKNEAVTEISNTFDELEKALHQRKTALITEVENICSTKQKVLQAQLTTLLQGKENIQSSCNFTEHALSHGSATEVLLVQKQMGERVSALARHTFPEHPHENGHLECQVETDGLRRSIQNLGVLITTGAVGHTSVATGEGLRHALVGQHTTITVTTKDKDGELVKTGNAALRAEIVSADGACSEAEVVDNKNGTYEVGYTIRSEGEFTFSLLLYEQPVRGSPYRLRAVKPSDVLQSPDDVKRRVKSPSGGGGHVRQKAVRRPSSMYSTTKKKENPIEDELIYRVGTRGRDKGEFTNLQGISTSSNGRIVVADSNNQCIQVFSNDGQFKMRFGVRGRSPGQLQRPTGVTVDMNGDIIVADYDNRWISIFSSDGKFKSKIGAGRLMGPKGVAVDKNGHIITVDNKACCVFIFQSNGKLVTKFGARGTSDRHFAEKSGANIALETKLSKSGPVFSPHFVAVNNKNEIVVTDFHNHSVKVYNADGEFLFKFGSHGEGNGQFNAPTGVAVDANGNIIVADWGNSRIQVFDSSGSFLSYINTSADPLYGPQGLALTSDGHVAVADSGNHCFKVYRYLQ
- the LOC125013076 gene encoding tripartite motif-containing protein 3-like isoform X2, with the protein product MSVIMAKRETGSTSPVVRQIDKQFLVCSICLDHYHNPKVLPCLHTFCEKCLQNYIPPQSLTLSCPVCRQTSILPEKGVAALQNNFFITNLMEVLQRDPECSRPEACNVLESANAATTCQSLSCPNHEGKVMEFYCESCETAMCLECTEGEHREHVTVPLRDVLEQHKSALKNQLDAVRNRLPQLTGAIELVNEISKQLTERKNEAVTEISNTFDELEKALHQRKTALITEVENICSTKQKVLQAQLTTLLQGKENIQSSCNFTEHALSHGSATEVLLVQKQMGERVSALARHTFPEHPHENGHLECQVETDGLRRSIQNLGVLITTGAVGHTSVATGEGLRHALVGQHTTITVTTKDKDGELVKTGNAALRAEIVSADGACSEAEVVDNKNGTYEVGYTIRSEGEFTFSLLLYEQPVRGSPYRLRAVKPSDVLQSPDDVKRRVKSPSGGGGHVRQKAVRRPSSMYSTTKKKENPIEDELIYRVGTRGRDKGEFTNLQGISTSSNGRIVVADSNNQCIQVFSNDGQFKMRFGVRGRSPGQLQRPTGVTVDMNGDIIVADYDNRWISIFSSDGKFKSKIGAGRLMGPKGVAVDKNGHIITVDNKACCVFIFQSNGKLVTKFGARGTSDRHFAGPHFVAVNNKNEIVVTDFHNHSVKVYNADGEFLFKFGSHGEGNGQFNAPTGVAVDANGNIIVADWGNSRIQVFDSSGSFLSYINTSADPLYGPQGLALTSDGHVAVADSGNHCFKVYRYLQ